One genomic segment of Mycolicibacterium psychrotolerans includes these proteins:
- a CDS encoding VOC family protein codes for MIKPQNTNAEFQLGGINHVALVCSDMARTVDFYSNVLGMPLIKSLDLPGGMGQHFFFDAGNGDCVAFFWFADAPDRVPGISSPEAIPGIGDIVSAVSTMNHLAFHVPAEQFDAYRQKLKDKGVRVGPVLNHDESPAQVSATLHPGVYVRSFYFLDPDGITLEFACWTKEFTSGDAAATPKTAADRRVPAAAQP; via the coding sequence GTGATCAAGCCGCAGAACACCAACGCCGAGTTCCAGCTCGGCGGCATCAACCACGTCGCGCTGGTGTGTTCGGACATGGCCAGGACCGTCGACTTCTACAGCAACGTGCTGGGCATGCCGCTGATCAAATCGCTCGACCTGCCCGGCGGCATGGGTCAGCACTTCTTCTTCGACGCCGGCAACGGTGACTGTGTGGCGTTCTTCTGGTTCGCCGACGCGCCCGACCGGGTGCCGGGCATCTCCTCGCCCGAGGCGATCCCGGGCATCGGTGACATCGTCAGCGCCGTGAGCACGATGAACCATCTGGCATTCCACGTACCGGCCGAGCAGTTCGATGCCTACCGGCAGAAGCTCAAGGACAAGGGTGTGCGGGTCGGTCCGGTGCTCAATCACGACGAGAGCCCGGCGCAGGTGTCGGCGACGCTGCACCCGGGTGTCTACGTGCGCTCGTTCTACTTCCTCGACCCCGACGGCATCACGCTGGAATTCGCCTGCTGGACCAAGGAATTCACCTCGGGCGACGCCGCGGCCACACCGAAGACCGCGGCCGATCGCCGGGTGCCCGCCGCTGCGCAGCCCTGA
- a CDS encoding oxygenase MpaB family protein, producing the protein MTAATTTGDGMLGLGLLAGPANVIMQLAQPGVGYGVLESRVESGRVDLHPIKRARTTFTYLAVSTNGTEAQKAAFRRAVNRAHAQVYSLDSSPVEYHAFDKDLQMWVGACLYKGVVDVHRLFVGELDEETAERLFVQGRKLGTMLQVPEDMWPADRAAFDRYWQESLEKVHIDDTVREYLYPIAASRVSGVRMPGPLQRWSESAALLITTGFLPQRFRDEMRLPWDAKRQRRFDRLVAVLRTVTAFSPRIVREFPFNLLLKDVDRRIRTGRPLV; encoded by the coding sequence ATGACGGCCGCGACGACGACCGGCGACGGGATGCTCGGCCTCGGGCTGCTGGCCGGCCCCGCGAACGTGATCATGCAGCTCGCACAGCCCGGCGTCGGCTACGGCGTCCTCGAGAGTCGCGTCGAGAGCGGCCGGGTCGACCTGCACCCGATCAAGAGGGCGCGGACCACCTTCACCTACCTGGCTGTCTCGACCAACGGCACCGAGGCCCAGAAAGCCGCGTTCCGGCGTGCCGTCAACCGGGCGCACGCGCAGGTGTATTCGCTCGACTCCAGCCCCGTCGAGTACCACGCCTTCGACAAGGACCTACAGATGTGGGTCGGGGCGTGCCTGTACAAGGGAGTCGTCGACGTGCACCGGCTCTTCGTGGGCGAGCTGGACGAGGAGACCGCCGAGCGGCTGTTCGTGCAGGGCCGCAAGTTGGGCACCATGCTGCAGGTACCGGAGGACATGTGGCCGGCCGACCGGGCCGCGTTCGACCGCTACTGGCAGGAGTCGCTGGAGAAGGTGCACATCGACGACACCGTGCGCGAGTACCTGTATCCCATCGCGGCGTCGCGCGTAAGCGGGGTGCGGATGCCCGGGCCGCTGCAGCGATGGTCGGAGAGCGCGGCGTTGCTGATCACCACCGGCTTCCTGCCGCAACGCTTCCGTGACGAGATGCGGCTGCCCTGGGATGCCAAGCGTCAGAGGAGGTTTGATCGATTGGTTGCAGTGCTGCGCACGGTGACCGCCTTCTCGCCGCGTATCGTGCGGGAGTTTCCGTTCAACCTGCTACTGAAGGACGTCGATCGGCGGATCCGCACCGGCCGCCCTCTGGTCTGA
- a CDS encoding phosphatase PAP2 family protein translates to MDARRGLLAGSAVVAVGIFAAMLAGYLAGWTPLARLDDGALEPMLRFGEAHPGWVTAWDIYCTVLGPTVFRLVTVVVIVIAFARRNVRTAMFLIVSVELSGLVTEIAKNLVDRPRPAGALVHAASSSFPSGHALGVMVAVCALLTVALPLVDPGKRGWLVALGVTVIVTIGAGRVVLNVHHPSDVIAGWALGYAYVVACFLLVRPVRPITVPDETPAVPGSAR, encoded by the coding sequence ATGGATGCACGCAGGGGCCTGCTGGCCGGATCGGCCGTGGTGGCGGTCGGCATCTTCGCGGCGATGCTCGCCGGTTACCTCGCCGGCTGGACGCCGCTGGCGCGCCTCGACGACGGGGCGCTGGAGCCGATGCTGCGCTTCGGCGAGGCGCACCCGGGCTGGGTGACCGCGTGGGACATCTATTGCACGGTGCTCGGCCCGACGGTCTTCCGGCTGGTGACCGTCGTCGTCATCGTGATCGCGTTCGCCCGGCGCAACGTCCGCACCGCGATGTTCCTGATCGTCAGTGTCGAGCTCAGCGGGCTGGTCACAGAGATCGCCAAGAACCTCGTCGACCGTCCGCGGCCGGCAGGCGCGCTTGTGCACGCCGCGTCGTCGTCGTTCCCGTCCGGTCATGCGCTGGGCGTCATGGTCGCCGTCTGCGCGTTGCTGACGGTCGCGCTGCCCTTGGTCGACCCGGGTAAGCGCGGCTGGCTGGTCGCGCTCGGTGTGACGGTGATCGTGACGATCGGTGCCGGCCGTGTCGTCCTCAACGTGCACCACCCCTCCGACGTGATCGCCGGATGGGCGCTGGGCTACGCCTACGTCGTGGCGTGTTTCCTGCTCGTCCGTCCCGTGCGGCCCATCACGGTTCCGGACGAAACACCGGCAGTGCCCGGTAGCGCACGCTGA
- a CDS encoding MarR family winged helix-turn-helix transcriptional regulator has protein sequence MAESLNPVQMHTYFALTETVSLLQYAVRQQLQAEGGLSYVQFEILAKLATAEGRAMTMTDLADGVVYSRSGLTHQAGLLERDGLITRRASPDDQRATVVDITEAGRKRVAAVLPGHIALVRELLFEPLSDRDVRTLGTLMTRARDHMRSRPPRSAAPRRSRRAG, from the coding sequence ATGGCGGAGTCCCTGAATCCGGTGCAGATGCACACCTACTTCGCGTTGACCGAGACGGTCAGTCTGCTGCAGTACGCGGTGCGCCAGCAGTTGCAGGCCGAAGGTGGGCTCAGCTACGTGCAATTCGAGATTCTCGCCAAACTCGCGACAGCCGAGGGCCGGGCGATGACCATGACCGATCTGGCCGACGGTGTGGTGTACAGCCGCTCCGGCTTGACCCATCAAGCCGGGCTCCTGGAACGCGACGGGCTCATCACCCGGCGCGCCAGTCCCGACGATCAGCGCGCCACGGTCGTCGACATCACCGAAGCCGGCCGAAAGCGCGTCGCCGCGGTTCTTCCCGGCCACATCGCCCTGGTGCGCGAGTTGCTGTTCGAGCCGCTCTCGGATCGCGATGTGCGCACGCTGGGCACGCTGATGACGCGCGCCCGGGACCACATGCGGTCCCGCCCCCCACGCTCGGCGGCGCCACGCCGGTCGAGACGCGCCGGCTGA
- the stf0 gene encoding trehalose 2-sulfotransferase: MSASSAYLVLASQRSGSTLLVESLRATGVAGEPGEFFQYLPTTSQSPQPRQWFEGVADESILRLLDPLDEGRPDLAPPEIWRDYIRTVGRTPNGVWGGKLMWNQTPLLLQRAEGLHDRSGTGLLAAIRDVIGSDPVLIHVYRPDVVSQAVSFWRAVQTRVWRGRPDPVRDARAEYHSGAIAHVVTMLRAQEEGWRTWFAEENVEPMDVPYPVLWRNLTEVVASVLEAVGQDPRLAPRPVLERQADQRSDEWVDRYRADADKEGLPT, encoded by the coding sequence ATGTCAGCCTCGTCGGCATATCTGGTGCTCGCCTCCCAGCGCAGCGGCAGCACCCTGCTCGTCGAGTCGCTGCGCGCCACCGGCGTGGCCGGCGAGCCGGGCGAGTTCTTCCAGTACCTGCCGACCACCAGTCAGTCGCCGCAGCCACGGCAGTGGTTCGAGGGGGTGGCCGACGAGTCGATTCTGCGGCTGCTCGATCCGCTCGACGAAGGCAGACCGGATCTCGCCCCACCGGAGATCTGGCGCGACTACATCCGCACCGTCGGGCGCACACCGAACGGCGTCTGGGGCGGCAAGCTGATGTGGAACCAGACGCCGCTGCTGCTGCAGCGCGCCGAAGGACTGCACGACCGGTCGGGCACCGGGCTGCTCGCCGCCATCCGCGACGTCATCGGCAGCGATCCTGTCCTCATTCATGTCTACCGCCCCGACGTTGTGTCCCAGGCGGTTTCGTTCTGGCGCGCCGTGCAGACCCGGGTGTGGCGCGGGCGGCCCGACCCGGTGCGCGACGCCCGCGCCGAGTACCACTCCGGCGCCATCGCGCATGTGGTCACGATGCTGCGCGCCCAGGAGGAGGGCTGGCGCACCTGGTTCGCCGAGGAGAACGTCGAGCCGATGGACGTGCCCTACCCGGTGCTGTGGCGCAACCTCACCGAGGTGGTGGCCTCGGTGCTGGAAGCCGTCGGACAGGATCCGCGGCTCGCCCCGCGGCCGGTGCTCGAACGTCAGGCGGATCAGCGCTCCGACGAGTGGGTGGACCGGTACCGCGCCGACGCGGATAAGGAAGGTCTGCCCACCTGA
- a CDS encoding CDGP domain-containing protein: MKRYIVGASAGLLIAAGLMTSAPAGAGCVYGGAFISKCDGPVQPDGSWERCVGIPGVVPSGFGTHLVPVKQCGVMGPGRVGGDAAFSDPPVHLAD; encoded by the coding sequence ATGAAGCGCTACATCGTCGGCGCATCGGCCGGCCTGTTGATCGCGGCGGGGCTGATGACTTCCGCGCCGGCCGGCGCGGGCTGCGTGTACGGCGGCGCCTTCATCAGCAAGTGCGACGGACCCGTGCAACCCGACGGCAGCTGGGAGCGGTGCGTGGGCATTCCGGGCGTCGTCCCCAGCGGTTTCGGCACCCATCTGGTCCCGGTCAAACAGTGCGGGGTGATGGGGCCCGGCCGCGTCGGCGGGGATGCCGCGTTCTCCGATCCGCCTGTGCACCTCGCCGACTGA
- a CDS encoding Lrp/AsnC family transcriptional regulator: protein MDEWDSAIVAALQADGRRSNRDLAAALGVSPSTTLERVRALRDRGVLGGVHYSVDPAALGRPVQAMITVRLRPQSRQVIHGFRDFVRQLPETLQLFVTTGTEDLLVHVAVASTEALRDFVLDSLTKRREVAGVRTEVVFEHMRNHVVRPAG from the coding sequence ATGGACGAATGGGATTCGGCGATCGTCGCGGCTCTGCAGGCAGATGGTCGGCGCAGCAACCGCGACCTCGCTGCCGCGCTCGGGGTGTCCCCGTCCACCACGCTGGAACGGGTCCGCGCACTGCGCGATCGCGGAGTCCTCGGGGGCGTCCATTACTCGGTCGATCCGGCCGCCCTCGGCCGCCCGGTGCAGGCGATGATCACCGTGCGCCTGCGTCCGCAGTCACGTCAGGTGATCCACGGCTTCCGTGATTTCGTCCGGCAACTGCCCGAGACTCTGCAGCTGTTCGTCACCACGGGCACCGAGGATCTTCTGGTTCACGTCGCCGTGGCCTCCACCGAGGCGCTGCGCGACTTCGTCCTCGACTCCCTGACCAAACGCCGCGAGGTCGCCGGCGTGCGCACCGAGGTCGTCTTCGAGCACATGCGCAATCACGTGGTGCGACCCGCCGGCTGA
- a CDS encoding alpha/beta hydrolase family protein, producing MDSTVASPQEPDDLPLPVPDVPGEDATRRGLPRRVDLTLRQRLIVDSSALADVALRTSIASLLSVTMAPSVAGALRRSQSAAERDHLAFYAELAAAKIPELAFPAPTSLPRVASRPANPVAEWVARGNVRNIRFDSSFTAVNPALREQCAGFVRNNVVHAQHWRHEDGPRPTLCLIHGFMGSAYLFNGLFFSLPWFYRSGYDVMLYTLPFHGRRAEQYSPFSGHGYFAHGFAGFCEAMAQAVHDFRSALDYLEHTGVDRIALTGMSLGGYTAALLASVDNRIQAVIPNVPVVTPDRTVDEWFPANKVVALRNWLAGTDSSLTEAAQMYSSPLNYRPLPAKERRLIIAGLGDRLAPPEQAEILWKHWDRCAFHWFPGNHVLHVSQPDYLRRMTRFLGPLMFD from the coding sequence GTGGACTCCACCGTCGCGTCCCCGCAGGAACCCGACGATCTGCCCCTCCCGGTGCCCGATGTCCCCGGGGAGGACGCGACCCGGCGCGGATTGCCCCGCAGGGTCGATCTCACGCTGCGGCAGCGGCTGATCGTCGACTCCTCCGCGCTCGCCGACGTGGCGCTGCGCACCTCGATCGCATCGCTGCTCAGCGTCACGATGGCGCCGTCGGTGGCCGGCGCCCTGCGCCGCTCGCAGTCCGCCGCCGAGCGCGACCACCTCGCGTTCTACGCCGAACTGGCCGCGGCCAAAATCCCTGAGCTGGCGTTCCCGGCTCCGACGTCGCTGCCGCGGGTGGCGTCACGACCCGCCAATCCGGTGGCCGAGTGGGTGGCGCGCGGCAATGTCCGCAACATCCGGTTCGACAGCAGTTTCACCGCCGTGAACCCCGCGCTGCGCGAGCAGTGCGCAGGGTTCGTCCGCAACAACGTCGTGCACGCGCAACACTGGCGGCACGAGGACGGCCCCCGGCCCACGCTGTGCCTGATCCACGGGTTCATGGGCTCGGCCTATCTGTTCAACGGCCTGTTCTTCTCGCTGCCGTGGTTCTACCGCTCGGGCTACGACGTGATGCTCTACACGCTGCCGTTCCACGGCCGCCGCGCCGAGCAGTACTCGCCGTTCAGCGGGCACGGCTACTTCGCGCACGGGTTCGCCGGGTTCTGCGAGGCGATGGCGCAGGCCGTGCACGACTTCCGGTCCGCGCTGGACTATCTCGAGCACACCGGAGTGGACCGCATCGCCCTGACCGGCATGTCGCTTGGCGGATACACCGCGGCGCTGCTCGCCAGCGTCGACAACCGCATCCAGGCGGTGATCCCGAACGTCCCCGTCGTGACCCCCGACCGCACCGTCGACGAGTGGTTCCCGGCGAACAAGGTCGTGGCGCTGCGGAACTGGTTGGCCGGTACCGACTCTTCGCTCACCGAGGCAGCGCAGATGTACTCCTCACCGCTGAACTACCGGCCGCTGCCCGCCAAGGAGCGCCGGCTCATCATCGCCGGTCTCGGCGACCGGTTGGCGCCGCCCGAGCAGGCCGAGATCCTGTGGAAGCACTGGGACCGCTGCGCCTTTCACTGGTTCCCGGGCAACCACGTGCTGCACGTCAGCCAGCCCGACTACCTGCGCCGGATGACACGCTTCCTCGGTCCGTTGATGTTCGACTGA
- a CDS encoding trans-aconitate 2-methyltransferase, whose translation MWNPAVYLAYADHRGRPFYDLLARVAADAPRRIVDLGCGPGNLTADLTTRWPEAVIEAWDSSAEMVEAARNRGVDARVGDVRDWAPTPDTDVVISNATLHWVPEHPELLVRWAGQLGSGSWIAVQVPGNFGAPSHTAVRDLAHSAHWAELLRDLPFDAPEVVRTPVGYAGLLSDAGCAVDVWETTYVHELTGDHPVLEWIHGTSLRPVRARLSDEQWRRFRDELIPMLAAAYPRRADGTTFFPFRRIFVVAQVR comes from the coding sequence ATGTGGAATCCCGCCGTCTACCTCGCTTACGCCGACCATCGGGGCCGACCGTTCTACGACCTGCTCGCCCGCGTGGCAGCCGACGCACCCCGGCGCATCGTCGACCTGGGCTGCGGACCCGGCAATCTGACCGCCGATCTGACGACGCGCTGGCCGGAGGCGGTGATCGAGGCCTGGGACTCCTCGGCCGAGATGGTGGAGGCGGCGCGCAATCGCGGGGTGGACGCCCGCGTGGGGGACGTCCGGGATTGGGCTCCCACACCTGACACCGACGTCGTCATCAGCAACGCGACGCTGCACTGGGTGCCCGAGCACCCGGAGCTGCTGGTCCGGTGGGCCGGACAACTGGGTTCGGGCTCGTGGATCGCCGTCCAGGTCCCGGGCAACTTCGGGGCCCCGTCCCACACGGCGGTGCGGGACCTCGCCCACAGCGCACATTGGGCAGAACTGCTGCGCGACTTGCCTTTCGACGCGCCCGAGGTGGTGCGGACGCCGGTCGGCTACGCGGGCCTGCTCAGCGATGCGGGGTGCGCGGTGGACGTCTGGGAGACCACCTATGTGCACGAGTTGACCGGCGATCATCCGGTGCTCGAGTGGATTCACGGCACCTCGCTGCGTCCGGTGCGGGCCCGCCTCTCCGATGAGCAGTGGCGCCGATTCCGGGACGAATTGATACCGATGCTGGCCGCGGCCTATCCGCGTCGGGCCGACGGCACGACCTTCTTCCCGTTCCGCCGGATCTTCGTCGTGGCGCAGGTGAGGTGA
- a CDS encoding bifunctional phosphatase PAP2/diacylglycerol kinase family protein, giving the protein MDLLPMRARRRGIRQIGQGLGTLDREVFEAVAESPSPLIDAVMPRLTKAADHSKLWFAIAAGLAVFGNPSVKRGAMRGVLTLGVTSLVTNQGAKRVWRRERPSRLLVPLARQTRRAPTSNSLPSGHSASAAAFAVGVGLENAPVGLGLALLAGLVGMSRVAVGAHYPGDVLAGFGLGAGIAVLGARVVPPIVEERLPGAAALRMDAPERPRGAGVTVVVNPASGSGTGARVLDEVREALPDAEIVELGEDDDVAAVFRSAAQRAEVLAVGGGDGTVAVAASIALEEDVPLAVFPAGTFNHFAKDIGCDTTAKTVAAIQQGTVSCVDVVRLNEKQMVVNTASIGAYPQFVQTREKLEHRIGKPLAGIYAMFHTLRRDQPVRISYDNQTLQTSLFFLGNSIYLPSGFAPSRRTRMDDGLIDIRILDTGRPLAKLRIIAALMFGRLTRSPLYRELRVPEFAFRSVDGPTVLALDGEVGTEVTEASFSVRYRALPVFRPEP; this is encoded by the coding sequence ATGGACCTACTGCCCATGCGAGCGCGACGCCGCGGAATCCGCCAGATCGGCCAAGGGCTGGGCACGCTGGACCGGGAGGTCTTCGAGGCCGTCGCGGAGTCGCCGAGTCCGCTGATCGACGCCGTCATGCCGCGGCTCACCAAGGCCGCCGACCATTCCAAGCTGTGGTTCGCGATCGCGGCCGGCCTGGCGGTGTTCGGCAATCCCTCCGTCAAACGCGGCGCGATGCGGGGGGTGCTGACGCTGGGCGTGACGAGCCTGGTCACCAATCAGGGCGCCAAGCGGGTCTGGCGGCGGGAACGGCCCAGCAGGTTGCTCGTACCGCTGGCACGCCAGACGCGGCGCGCACCGACGTCGAACTCGCTGCCGTCCGGGCATTCGGCCAGCGCGGCGGCGTTCGCGGTCGGGGTCGGGCTGGAGAACGCGCCGGTGGGGCTGGGATTGGCGCTGCTGGCCGGCCTGGTCGGCATGTCGCGGGTGGCGGTCGGGGCGCACTACCCGGGTGACGTGCTGGCCGGCTTCGGGCTCGGCGCGGGCATCGCGGTGCTGGGTGCGCGGGTGGTGCCGCCGATCGTCGAAGAACGACTTCCCGGCGCGGCCGCGCTGCGGATGGACGCCCCGGAGCGGCCGCGCGGCGCCGGCGTCACGGTGGTCGTGAACCCCGCGTCGGGCAGTGGCACCGGCGCACGGGTGCTCGACGAGGTCCGCGAGGCGCTTCCGGACGCCGAGATCGTGGAGTTGGGTGAGGACGACGACGTGGCGGCCGTCTTCCGGTCGGCCGCCCAGCGAGCCGAGGTGCTGGCCGTCGGCGGCGGCGACGGCACCGTTGCGGTGGCAGCGAGCATCGCGCTCGAGGAGGACGTGCCGCTCGCGGTGTTCCCCGCGGGGACGTTCAACCACTTCGCCAAGGACATCGGCTGCGACACCACCGCCAAGACGGTGGCCGCGATCCAGCAGGGCACCGTGTCGTGCGTCGACGTGGTCCGCCTGAACGAGAAGCAGATGGTCGTCAACACGGCGAGTATCGGCGCCTACCCGCAGTTCGTGCAGACCCGGGAGAAGCTGGAACACCGGATCGGCAAGCCGCTGGCCGGCATCTACGCGATGTTCCACACGCTGCGCCGCGATCAGCCGGTACGCATCAGCTACGACAACCAGACGCTGCAAACGTCGCTGTTCTTCCTCGGCAACTCGATCTACCTGCCGTCGGGATTCGCGCCGTCGCGGCGCACCCGGATGGACGACGGTTTGATCGACATCCGGATCCTGGACACCGGCCGGCCGCTGGCCAAGCTGCGGATCATCGCAGCGCTGATGTTCGGCCGTCTGACGCGCAGCCCGCTCTACCGCGAACTGCGGGTGCCCGAATTCGCGTTCCGCTCGGTGGACGGCCCGACGGTCCTGGCCCTCGACGGGGAGGTCGGCACCGAGGTGACCGAGGCCAGCTTCAGCGTGCGCTACCGGGCACTGCCGGTGTTTCGTCCGGAACCGTGA
- a CDS encoding sulfatase family protein codes for MGQRQRDNVLLVHWHDLGRYLGVYGHPDVSSPRLDALAAEGILFTDAHATAPLCSPSRGSLFTGRYPQSNGLIGLAHHGWEYRAGVRTLPHILSEKGWHTALFGMQHETSFPSRLGFDEFDVSNSYCEYVVERATSWLTDPPDKPFLLTTGFFETHRPYPHDRYDPADPAGVDLPGFLPDTGPVRQDLADFYGSIAVADAAVGQLLDTLAETGLVRNTWVVFVTDHGPALPRAKSTLYGAGTGIAMIIRPPRDAAVAPKVYDDLFSGVDLLPTLLDLLGVDVPAEIEGLSHARHLVADGTHIDPVRTAVYTTKTYHDSFDPIRAIRTKEFSYIENYAADRPMLDLPWDIADSAPGRAVEPLVQTPRPERELYDLAADPTESHNLLAPQPPDKAEAIGKAEAIGSDLALMLNDWRQKTGDVIPSDFAGTRIAARYTETYLLVRDLEIPSRRANAAERGIVDQPRSGQEFPSA; via the coding sequence GTGGGCCAACGGCAGCGGGACAACGTTCTGCTCGTGCACTGGCACGACCTCGGTCGCTACCTCGGCGTCTACGGCCACCCGGACGTGTCCAGTCCCCGGCTCGACGCGCTGGCCGCCGAGGGCATCCTGTTCACCGACGCCCACGCGACCGCCCCGCTGTGCTCGCCGTCGCGGGGGTCGCTGTTCACCGGCCGCTATCCGCAGAGCAACGGCCTGATCGGGCTGGCCCACCACGGCTGGGAGTACCGCGCCGGGGTGCGGACCCTACCGCATATTCTTTCCGAGAAGGGTTGGCACACTGCTCTTTTCGGAATGCAGCATGAGACGTCGTTCCCGTCGAGGCTCGGCTTCGACGAATTCGACGTGTCGAACTCGTACTGCGAGTACGTGGTGGAGCGGGCCACGAGCTGGCTCACCGATCCGCCGGACAAGCCGTTCCTGCTCACCACCGGCTTCTTCGAGACCCACCGGCCCTACCCGCACGACCGCTACGACCCGGCCGATCCCGCCGGCGTGGACCTGCCCGGGTTCCTGCCCGACACCGGACCGGTGCGTCAGGATCTCGCGGACTTCTACGGATCGATCGCGGTCGCCGACGCCGCCGTCGGCCAACTGCTCGACACGCTGGCCGAGACCGGACTCGTCCGCAACACCTGGGTGGTGTTCGTCACCGACCACGGCCCGGCGCTGCCCCGCGCCAAATCGACGCTCTACGGCGCGGGCACGGGCATCGCGATGATCATCCGGCCGCCCCGCGACGCCGCGGTGGCGCCGAAGGTCTACGACGACCTGTTCAGCGGGGTCGATCTGCTGCCCACGCTGCTGGACCTGCTCGGTGTCGACGTGCCGGCCGAAATCGAAGGACTCTCGCACGCAAGGCATCTGGTCGCGGACGGAACACACATCGACCCGGTCCGCACCGCGGTGTACACCACGAAGACCTACCACGACTCGTTCGACCCGATCCGCGCGATCCGGACCAAGGAGTTCAGCTACATCGAGAACTACGCCGCCGACCGGCCGATGCTGGACCTGCCGTGGGACATCGCCGACAGTGCCCCGGGCCGCGCGGTCGAACCGCTGGTGCAGACTCCGCGGCCGGAGCGCGAGCTCTACGACCTCGCCGCCGATCCGACGGAGTCACACAACCTGCTCGCACCGCAGCCGCCCGACAAAGCAGAGGCCATCGGCAAAGCGGAGGCCATCGGGAGCGATCTGGCGCTGATGCTCAACGACTGGCGGCAGAAGACCGGCGACGTCATCCCGTCGGACTTCGCAGGCACCCGGATCGCCGCCCGCTACACCGAGACCTACCTACTGGTCCGCGATCTCGAAATCCCAAGCCGCAGAGCCAATGCCGCCGAACGCGGGATCGTCGACCAACCTCGATCGGGACAAGAGTTTCCCTCAGCGTGA
- a CDS encoding TetR/AcrR family transcriptional regulator, which translates to MAQLRPYRGVDAQQRMAQRRRRLLEAGLDLLGGGPAPAELTVRAICAQSGLAARYFYESFTDKDAFVAAVFDRVVADIASTTQAAMAAAPAAEQNHAAMANVVRTISDDPRVGRLLFSAHLANPVVVRKRAESGALFALLSGQHASAGLEIEANERIAAAAHFVVGGVAQTLSAWLVDDLRVTPAQLAIQLGTLIDQLADPRLYRDDA; encoded by the coding sequence ATGGCCCAGCTCCGCCCCTACCGCGGCGTCGATGCTCAGCAGCGGATGGCGCAGCGTCGGCGGCGACTGCTCGAGGCCGGCCTCGATCTGCTCGGCGGCGGACCCGCCCCCGCGGAACTCACGGTGCGCGCGATCTGTGCGCAGTCCGGCCTGGCTGCGCGCTACTTCTACGAGAGTTTCACCGACAAGGACGCCTTCGTCGCCGCCGTGTTCGACCGCGTGGTGGCCGACATCGCGAGCACCACCCAGGCCGCGATGGCCGCCGCGCCGGCGGCAGAACAGAACCACGCGGCCATGGCCAACGTCGTGCGCACCATCTCCGACGATCCGCGGGTGGGCCGACTGCTGTTCAGCGCGCACCTGGCCAACCCCGTGGTGGTCCGCAAGCGGGCCGAGTCCGGCGCATTGTTCGCGCTGCTGTCCGGTCAGCACGCCAGTGCCGGCCTCGAGATCGAAGCCAACGAGCGGATCGCGGCCGCCGCACACTTCGTCGTCGGCGGGGTCGCGCAGACGCTGAGCGCGTGGCTGGTCGACGATCTACGAGTCACGCCCGCCCAGTTGGCGATTCAGCTCGGCACGCTGATCGATCAGCTCGCCGACCCGCGCCTCTACCGCGACGACGCCTGA
- a CDS encoding DUF2000 domain-containing protein — protein sequence MTESVMGTAVISRPLHSTKIAVVLLDTLPTWQKLNVTAFLASGIAASAGDSIGSPYADADGTPYAAMFGQPVLVFEAGAARLTRTFDRAHRRGVVPAIFTAALFGTGNDEDNRAEVAARSRGDLDLVGLAVRAERKTVDKIVDGLTLHR from the coding sequence ATGACCGAATCAGTGATGGGCACGGCGGTGATCAGCCGACCACTTCATTCGACGAAAATCGCCGTCGTGCTGCTCGACACGCTGCCGACTTGGCAGAAGCTCAACGTGACCGCGTTTCTGGCCAGCGGCATCGCGGCGAGCGCGGGAGACTCCATCGGGTCGCCGTATGCAGACGCCGACGGCACGCCCTACGCCGCGATGTTCGGGCAGCCGGTCCTGGTGTTCGAGGCCGGCGCGGCACGGCTCACCCGCACGTTCGACCGCGCGCACCGCCGCGGTGTTGTCCCGGCCATCTTCACCGCGGCACTGTTCGGCACCGGGAACGACGAGGACAACCGGGCCGAGGTGGCCGCCCGCAGCCGCGGCGACCTCGACCTCGTCGGCCTCGCGGTACGGGCCGAGCGCAAGACCGTGGACAAGATCGTCGACGGGCTGACGCTGCACCGCTGA